In a genomic window of Thermoplasmata archaeon:
- the folD gene encoding bifunctional methylenetetrahydrofolate dehydrogenase/methenyltetrahydrofolate cyclohydrolase FolD encodes MTAKILSGKEHSERIKTLLKGELVALGERGIRPGLAVILVGRDPASDLYVRTKERACAELGIIEKTFRLPEATSEVELLRLIATLNSDSRFHGILVQLPLPTQIDEKRVLEAVSPDKDVDGFHPFNMGRLVAGDPLFVPATPAGVQELLVRSGNSPEGKHVVICGRSNIVGKPLACLLMQKRKGANATVTVCHTATRDLASITRQADILVAAMGRPRAIRADMVKEGAVVIDVGVNRVPDPASLGGTKLVGDVDFEAVRERASAITPVPGGVGPMTVAMLMANVVSAAGRAEAGPRQKPSSSELYTARLEESREG; translated from the coding sequence GTGACCGCTAAAATTCTTTCGGGGAAAGAGCACAGCGAGCGGATAAAAACCCTTCTCAAGGGGGAGCTGGTGGCTCTGGGTGAGAGGGGAATTAGACCGGGCCTCGCGGTGATTCTTGTTGGGAGGGACCCCGCCTCCGATTTATATGTGAGGACAAAGGAGAGGGCCTGTGCAGAGCTGGGGATTATTGAGAAGACATTCAGGCTGCCGGAGGCGACAAGCGAGGTTGAGCTTCTCAGACTCATCGCCACACTCAATAGCGACTCAAGGTTCCACGGAATTCTAGTGCAACTGCCCCTCCCGACCCAGATTGATGAAAAGAGGGTTCTGGAGGCGGTTTCGCCGGACAAGGACGTCGACGGCTTCCATCCCTTCAACATGGGAAGATTGGTCGCTGGAGACCCCCTGTTTGTTCCGGCCACTCCCGCTGGAGTGCAGGAACTCCTCGTCCGCTCTGGAAACAGCCCTGAGGGGAAACATGTCGTCATATGCGGCCGGAGCAACATCGTGGGAAAGCCTCTGGCCTGCCTCCTGATGCAAAAGAGGAAAGGGGCCAACGCGACTGTGACTGTCTGCCACACTGCCACCCGGGACCTAGCCTCAATAACGCGTCAGGCCGATATCCTGGTAGCGGCGATGGGTAGACCTAGAGCCATCAGGGCCGACATGGTTAAGGAGGGGGCAGTGGTAATCGACGTTGGCGTAAACCGGGTCCCCGACCCGGCCTCACTGGGAGGTACAAAGTTGGTCGGCGACGTCGACTTCGAGGCGGTAAGGGAAAGAGCATCCGCGATCACACCGGTGCCGGGCGGTGTCGGGCCCATGACAGTAGCGATGCTCATGGCCAACGTTGTTAGCGCGGCGGGCAGAGCAGAAGCCGGCCCCCGGCAGAAGCCATCATCCAGTGAGCTCTACACTGCCCGGCTGGAGGAGAGTCGGGAAGGGTAG
- the purN gene encoding phosphoribosylglycinamide formyltransferase produces the protein MLNLGVLISGRGSNLQAIIDATERGELDARISVVISNKADALGLERARRHGIEALYIPSKGRPREDFEKEVGDELEKRGVELVCLAGFMRILSPYFIRRFRNRIMNIHPALLPSFPGENAQRQALEYGVKVSGCTVHFVDEGVDTGPIIVQIPVRVREDDTPETLAARILEQEHRAYPMAIQLFSEGRLVVEGRRVRILPPKGEGQG, from the coding sequence GTGCTCAATCTAGGGGTTTTGATATCGGGCCGGGGCTCCAATCTCCAGGCGATTATAGACGCAACGGAGAGGGGAGAGCTCGACGCGCGTATCTCGGTGGTCATCAGCAACAAGGCCGACGCCCTAGGCCTTGAGAGGGCGAGGAGGCACGGAATAGAGGCCCTCTATATTCCATCGAAGGGCCGGCCAAGAGAGGATTTCGAGAAGGAGGTGGGCGACGAGCTGGAGAAGAGGGGGGTGGAGCTGGTCTGCCTAGCGGGGTTCATGCGCATCCTCTCCCCCTATTTCATACGGCGCTTCAGAAACAGAATCATGAACATACACCCCGCCCTACTCCCTTCCTTCCCAGGAGAGAATGCGCAGAGACAGGCGCTCGAGTATGGCGTGAAGGTCTCCGGGTGCACCGTCCACTTCGTTGATGAGGGGGTGGATACCGGCCCGATAATCGTCCAGATACCTGTTAGGGTGAGGGAGGACGACACGCCCGAGACGCTCGCCGCCCGGATTCTGGAACAGGAACACAGGGCCTACCCGATGGCGATACAGCTTTTCTCGGAGGGGAGGCTGGTCGTTGAGGGGAGGAGGGTCAGAATCCTCCCCCCAAAGGGAGAGGGGCAGGGATAG
- the purH gene encoding bifunctional phosphoribosylaminoimidazolecarboxamide formyltransferase/IMP cyclohydrolase, giving the protein MSDREVKLALISVWDKRGVVGFARELSALGAELVSTGGTLTVLREAGLKVLSVSDITGFPEILDGRVKTLHPAVHAGILARRDVKEHVAELERRGIRKVDLVAVNLYPFEKTAVAPGCTLEEAIENIDIGGPAMLRAAAKNFEAVVPICSPEAYPAVIDELRRTGRVSLETRRRLALEAFAHTAAYDAAIYSLLPRLMGFEELFPQRICLSASKALELRYGENPHQRAAFYRDPVRREPCAAFGEVLQGKLLSFNNYLDLDAALELVKEFSEPAATIVKHTSPSGAAVRPSISEAYREAHAADPRSAFGGVVALNRVCDRPTAEQIASTFIEAVVAPDFEEGALEVLSRKKNLRLLRVGPLEAPAFRDRIDVKRIVGGYLVQERDHALLSASDLRVVTERRPSEEELRDLLFARVVVKHAKSNAVVFARGLVTTGIGAGQQSRVDSVAIAVRKGGDRIKGSVLASDAFFPFRDGVDEAAAAGVTAILQPGGSIRDGEVIAAANERGIAMVFSGLRSFRH; this is encoded by the coding sequence ATGAGCGATCGCGAGGTCAAGCTGGCCCTCATCAGCGTCTGGGACAAAAGGGGTGTGGTCGGGTTCGCTCGCGAGCTGTCGGCGCTCGGGGCTGAGCTCGTCTCCACGGGCGGCACGCTCACTGTCCTCAGGGAGGCGGGTCTTAAGGTCCTCTCCGTCTCAGACATAACAGGCTTCCCGGAGATTCTGGACGGGAGGGTCAAGACCCTTCACCCGGCGGTTCACGCGGGAATTCTGGCCCGCAGGGACGTAAAGGAGCATGTCGCCGAACTCGAGAGGAGGGGCATCAGGAAAGTGGATCTGGTCGCGGTCAACCTGTATCCCTTCGAGAAAACGGCCGTAGCGCCCGGCTGCACCCTCGAAGAGGCCATTGAGAACATAGACATTGGGGGCCCGGCGATGCTGCGCGCCGCCGCAAAAAACTTCGAAGCGGTCGTTCCTATTTGCTCTCCGGAGGCCTATCCGGCGGTCATTGACGAGCTCAGGAGGACGGGCCGGGTCTCGCTCGAGACCCGGAGGAGGCTGGCACTAGAGGCTTTCGCTCACACCGCCGCCTACGACGCTGCCATTTATTCCCTCTTGCCCCGATTGATGGGCTTCGAGGAGCTTTTTCCGCAGAGAATCTGCCTAAGCGCGTCAAAAGCGCTGGAGCTCAGGTACGGAGAGAACCCGCATCAGAGGGCCGCCTTCTATCGCGACCCGGTCAGGCGGGAGCCTTGCGCCGCGTTCGGCGAGGTGCTCCAGGGTAAGCTCCTCTCCTTCAATAATTATTTAGACCTAGACGCCGCGCTCGAGTTGGTCAAAGAGTTTTCAGAGCCGGCAGCGACCATCGTGAAGCACACCAGCCCCTCCGGGGCCGCGGTCAGGCCGTCGATATCAGAGGCTTATCGAGAGGCCCACGCGGCGGACCCCAGGTCAGCCTTCGGAGGGGTTGTAGCTCTGAATAGGGTCTGCGACCGACCCACGGCAGAGCAGATAGCCTCCACCTTTATCGAAGCTGTCGTCGCGCCTGACTTCGAGGAGGGGGCTCTGGAAGTCCTGAGCAGGAAAAAGAACCTGAGGCTTCTCAGGGTCGGCCCGCTTGAGGCGCCGGCGTTCAGGGATAGGATTGACGTGAAGCGCATCGTTGGCGGATATTTGGTTCAGGAGAGGGACCACGCGCTGCTCAGCGCCTCCGACCTCAGAGTGGTGACGGAGAGGCGCCCCTCCGAGGAGGAACTCAGGGATCTCCTCTTTGCTAGGGTAGTCGTGAAGCACGCTAAATCCAACGCAGTCGTTTTCGCTAGAGGCCTCGTGACGACAGGAATCGGCGCGGGCCAGCAGAGCCGCGTCGACAGCGTTGCCATCGCTGTGAGAAAGGGCGGGGATAGAATAAAGGGCAGCGTGCTCGCCTCCGACGCCTTTTTCCCCTTCCGTGATGGAGTGGACGAGGCTGCCGCCGCCGGAGTGACCGCCATCCTTCAGCCGGGTGGGAGCATAAGGGACGGCGAGGTCATTGCTGCGGCGAACGAGCGAGGAATCGCCATGGTTTTCTCTGGCCTGAGGAGCTTCAGGCACTGA
- a CDS encoding Glu/Leu/Phe/Val dehydrogenase dimerization domain-containing protein has product MTKIEGERASIGIHTDKLLAYLEDTNVFAFLDNWGPSKVIHVYEPESGMQGILIIDNTTQGPGWGGVRFEKVIKPREVFNRARSNTLACALAGVRLGGAAAGIRLLEGGEIDKNQLVRAFARGVSPCVPDCYVAAPDINTGQAEMRVFAEEVGDRRGATGKPVEMGGIPYELGVMGLGAGVALESFLQLSGEGNNLPGSLEGATVALQGFECVGAAVARYCVNKGAKIVALSDDWGAIYDPTGIDLGKALKFSCATSERQSLAQYKVGHRTSQEEILKIECDALVLCGGRGMVTEEIAHMIQAKCIVEGPGAPLTPIAEMVLTRRGVPVLPDILTLSAAAIASYSELERKSCEEAFSLIGARIKSAVKEIVESSKEPGVPFRRVAKELARERILRAMEGGK; this is encoded by the coding sequence ATGACAAAAATAGAGGGAGAGAGGGCCAGCATCGGTATCCACACGGACAAGCTCCTTGCCTATCTTGAGGATACCAATGTGTTCGCGTTTCTGGACAATTGGGGTCCATCGAAGGTTATCCACGTCTATGAGCCCGAAAGCGGAATGCAGGGCATACTGATAATAGACAATACCACCCAGGGTCCCGGCTGGGGAGGGGTGAGATTTGAGAAAGTCATTAAACCACGTGAGGTTTTCAACAGGGCCCGGAGTAACACATTGGCCTGTGCGCTCGCGGGCGTCCGTCTTGGCGGGGCGGCGGCGGGAATTCGTCTTCTTGAAGGAGGGGAAATTGACAAAAATCAGCTCGTGAGGGCATTTGCTCGAGGTGTATCGCCATGCGTTCCTGACTGTTACGTGGCCGCCCCAGACATCAATACGGGGCAGGCCGAGATGCGCGTTTTCGCAGAAGAAGTCGGGGACAGGCGTGGAGCAACTGGAAAGCCAGTGGAGATGGGTGGTATTCCTTACGAGCTGGGAGTAATGGGCCTCGGTGCAGGTGTGGCTCTTGAGAGCTTTCTCCAATTGAGTGGGGAAGGCAACAACCTCCCAGGGTCACTAGAGGGGGCTACGGTCGCTCTCCAGGGGTTTGAGTGCGTGGGTGCGGCCGTGGCGAGATATTGTGTGAATAAGGGAGCTAAGATAGTAGCTCTCTCAGATGACTGGGGAGCGATTTATGACCCTACCGGAATCGATCTTGGCAAGGCCCTGAAATTTTCTTGCGCAACGAGCGAAAGGCAGTCGCTGGCGCAGTACAAAGTTGGCCATAGAACTTCCCAGGAAGAGATATTGAAGATAGAATGCGACGCCCTCGTGCTCTGTGGGGGGAGGGGAATGGTGACCGAGGAAATCGCTCATATGATTCAGGCGAAGTGTATTGTGGAGGGTCCCGGCGCTCCGCTCACGCCTATTGCAGAGATGGTTCTCACAAGGAGGGGAGTTCCTGTCCTTCCTGACATTCTGACACTTTCCGCGGCGGCGATAGCTTCCTACTCGGAGCTTGAGAGGAAGAGCTGCGAGGAGGCCTTCTCTCTTATCGGGGCTCGGATAAAATCCGCCGTTAAGGAGATTGTCGAGAGCTCAAAAGAGCCTGGGGTTCCATTCCGGCGGGTTGCGAAAGAGTTGGCAAGGGAGAGGATATTGAGAGCGATGGAGGGAGGGAAATGA
- a CDS encoding NAD(P)H-dependent oxidoreductase subunit E, whose translation MGSESDATAQVKKVSVKDELAGEMKGWKNFVDGVIDRYQGERRWLINMLFDIQSEFRYLPHFALEHLAKRLEVSLSEIYGIATFYKAFTLKPRGKHVVTVCLGTACHVRKSLAVLEEFQRALGIEPGETTNDGEFTLETVNCLGCCAKGPIVVVDGEYHGNMTPSRVRSVLKEVIRGGRDGTEKYRGAGDTPALAS comes from the coding sequence ATGGGTAGCGAATCGGATGCCACTGCACAGGTGAAGAAGGTCTCAGTCAAAGATGAACTCGCTGGGGAGATGAAGGGCTGGAAGAACTTCGTCGACGGCGTGATTGATAGGTACCAAGGGGAGAGGAGATGGCTTATCAACATGCTTTTCGATATTCAGTCCGAGTTCCGATACCTCCCCCACTTCGCCCTGGAGCATCTGGCGAAGAGACTGGAGGTCTCTCTGAGTGAAATCTACGGAATAGCCACTTTCTACAAGGCATTTACCCTGAAGCCGAGAGGAAAGCACGTAGTCACAGTATGTCTCGGCACTGCCTGCCACGTTCGCAAATCGCTGGCGGTGCTGGAGGAGTTTCAGCGAGCTCTTGGAATAGAACCGGGAGAGACCACGAACGATGGCGAGTTCACGCTCGAGACCGTGAACTGCCTCGGCTGCTGCGCCAAGGGTCCGATAGTGGTCGTTGATGGGGAGTACCACGGCAACATGACGCCATCTAGGGTGAGATCGGTGTTGAAAGAGGTGATTAGAGGGGGTAGGGATGGTACTGAAAAATATAGGGGAGCTGGAGACACTCCAGCGCTCGCTTCGTAA
- the nuoF gene encoding NADH-quinone oxidoreductase subunit NuoF, protein MVLKNIGELETLQRSLRNEHSEKKKWVAVCAGTGCLASGAESVFAAFEKELKERGLKKTHVSMVKPTGCRGFCERGPHIVIYPEEISYQKVMPQDVPEIVEKSVKKSEVIERLLYTDPVTGEKVVRDTEIPFYKLQTRLILGMNPTLDPSSIQDYISRGGYSALAKVLNKMSPEMVIEEIKRSGLRGRGGAGFPTGIKWETTRRARGGPKYVVCNADEGDPGAFMNRSTLEGNPHSVLEGMAIGAYAIGASEGIVYVRNEYPLAVKNVENAVRQAREYGLLGKNILGSNFSFDVSVVRGAGAFVCGEETALIASVEGKKGVPRQRPPYPSEEGLWGRPTNINNVETWANVPLIINRGADWYSKLGTPGSKGTKVFALVGKINNTGLVEVPMGTTLSKIIYEIGGGLPGGKKLKGVQIGGPSGGIIPADKVNVPIDYDSLKELGAMMGSGGMVVMDEDTCMVDIAKYFLKFLLEESCGKCTTCREGIERMLELVTKITEGEATEADLSLLEELAGIVRDTTMCGLGNTAPNPVLSTLRYFREEYLAHIKEKKCPAGVCKALIRFSIEPDKCTGCGACAKACPQGAISGEKKKPHAISLEKCIKCGICYTTCKFGAVRRG, encoded by the coding sequence ATGGTACTGAAAAATATAGGGGAGCTGGAGACACTCCAGCGCTCGCTTCGTAATGAACACAGCGAGAAGAAAAAGTGGGTGGCGGTGTGCGCCGGCACGGGATGCCTCGCCTCCGGCGCGGAGAGCGTGTTCGCCGCCTTTGAGAAAGAGCTGAAGGAGCGGGGGTTGAAGAAGACTCATGTGTCGATGGTCAAACCGACGGGGTGCCGCGGGTTCTGCGAGCGCGGGCCACATATTGTGATTTATCCTGAGGAAATCTCTTATCAAAAGGTCATGCCGCAGGACGTTCCTGAGATTGTAGAAAAGAGCGTTAAGAAGTCAGAGGTTATCGAGAGGCTTCTCTACACCGACCCTGTTACTGGCGAGAAGGTGGTTCGAGATACCGAGATACCGTTCTACAAGCTGCAGACGAGGCTCATCCTTGGAATGAACCCTACGCTGGACCCCTCGAGCATCCAAGACTATATTTCGCGCGGTGGCTACTCCGCTCTTGCAAAGGTCCTCAACAAAATGTCACCGGAGATGGTGATTGAGGAGATCAAGAGGTCCGGCTTGCGGGGGAGGGGTGGGGCGGGCTTCCCGACGGGTATCAAGTGGGAGACAACTCGTAGGGCGAGAGGCGGGCCGAAATACGTGGTCTGTAATGCGGACGAGGGTGATCCCGGAGCGTTTATGAACAGGAGTACGCTCGAGGGTAACCCTCACAGCGTCCTCGAGGGCATGGCGATCGGGGCCTACGCCATCGGGGCCTCTGAGGGAATCGTTTATGTGAGGAATGAATATCCTCTGGCAGTAAAGAATGTCGAGAATGCTGTTAGGCAGGCTCGCGAGTACGGGCTGCTGGGCAAGAACATACTCGGATCCAACTTCAGCTTCGATGTGAGTGTGGTCAGGGGTGCTGGGGCATTCGTGTGTGGCGAGGAAACTGCCCTGATAGCCTCCGTTGAAGGAAAGAAGGGGGTCCCGAGGCAGCGGCCCCCCTACCCCTCCGAGGAGGGTCTGTGGGGGAGGCCGACCAACATAAACAACGTCGAGACCTGGGCCAATGTGCCATTGATAATAAATAGGGGCGCCGACTGGTACTCGAAGCTTGGGACGCCGGGGAGCAAGGGGACGAAGGTCTTTGCGCTCGTGGGGAAGATAAACAACACGGGCCTCGTCGAGGTTCCAATGGGCACGACCCTATCAAAAATAATTTATGAAATCGGCGGCGGCCTCCCCGGGGGAAAGAAGCTGAAGGGCGTCCAGATCGGTGGGCCCTCGGGAGGAATAATACCCGCGGACAAGGTCAATGTTCCAATAGACTACGACTCCCTGAAGGAGCTCGGGGCGATGATGGGCTCAGGCGGGATGGTGGTGATGGACGAGGACACCTGTATGGTAGACATCGCCAAGTACTTCCTCAAGTTCCTTCTCGAAGAGTCGTGCGGAAAATGCACCACCTGTAGGGAAGGCATAGAGAGGATGCTGGAGCTCGTCACGAAGATTACGGAGGGGGAGGCCACCGAAGCCGACTTGAGCCTTCTCGAGGAGCTCGCGGGCATCGTCAGGGACACCACGATGTGCGGTCTGGGCAACACGGCCCCAAACCCGGTTCTCTCGACGCTCAGGTACTTTAGGGAGGAGTATCTCGCGCATATAAAAGAAAAGAAATGTCCGGCTGGTGTGTGCAAGGCCCTGATACGGTTCTCCATAGAGCCTGATAAGTGCACGGGCTGTGGCGCGTGTGCGAAGGCCTGCCCCCAGGGAGCGATATCGGGAGAGAAGAAGAAGCCCCACGCAATCTCACTGGAGAAATGTATCAAGTGCGGAATTTGCTACACGACATGCAAGTTCGGCGCGGTCAGGAGGGGGTGA
- a CDS encoding 2Fe-2S iron-sulfur cluster-binding protein, translated as MVSLRINGLDVVAEEGMTVLEVARLYGIDIPTLCYEEGLSSYGGCRLCLVEIGSGRTARLVTACTYPALEGLEVRTRSWRVTAARKMVIELLLARCPSSKTLQDLASQYGVTQVRFKLKNEDCILCGLCVRICKEQMMAEAIEFAGRGRDMKITTPFDAKSDACRRCGACMYICPACMARCQGPDAKEPVCNACLNMEPTCLEHYDDAQCFMSESACGTCVRERKKEEVVKKEG; from the coding sequence GTGGTCAGTCTCAGGATAAATGGACTGGACGTCGTGGCCGAGGAGGGGATGACGGTTCTTGAGGTCGCGAGGCTCTACGGCATCGACATCCCGACGCTGTGCTACGAAGAAGGCCTCTCTTCCTACGGCGGTTGCAGGCTCTGTCTTGTGGAGATAGGCTCCGGGAGGACCGCCAGACTGGTTACCGCCTGCACGTATCCGGCCCTCGAGGGCCTTGAGGTCAGGACGCGCTCCTGGAGGGTAACGGCCGCGAGGAAAATGGTGATTGAGCTCCTACTAGCTCGTTGCCCCTCGTCGAAGACCCTTCAGGACCTCGCGTCCCAATACGGTGTGACGCAGGTTAGATTCAAGCTCAAGAACGAGGACTGCATCCTCTGCGGCCTGTGTGTGAGGATTTGCAAAGAGCAGATGATGGCCGAGGCGATCGAATTTGCGGGGCGGGGCAGGGATATGAAGATAACTACGCCCTTCGATGCAAAGTCCGACGCCTGCCGGCGCTGCGGGGCCTGCATGTACATCTGCCCGGCGTGCATGGCGAGGTGCCAGGGCCCCGACGCGAAAGAGCCTGTCTGCAACGCCTGCCTGAACATGGAGCCAACGTGCCTGGAGCACTACGATGACGCTCAGTGTTTCATGAGCGAGTCGGCTTGTGGGACCTGTGTGCGAGAGAGGAAAAAGGAAGAGGTGGTAAAGAAGGAGGGATAA